ACGACGTTTCCTTCGGATTCGTTCCCCGGTATGGTCGCGGCGCTGACCGGCGGCGGCCCAGGGACCTCGGGTGTCTTCTACGACGACACCTACAACCGTGCACTGCTCCCGGCTGGCACCCTCGACTGCTCGACGGCAACCCCGGGCACCGAGGTGTCGTGGACGGAGGCGGCCGACCGCTCCCAGAGCCCGATCACCCTGGACGCCGGACAGAAGCTGTCCGCTCCGGTCCTCACGGCGTTGCCCACCAACACCCTGGCCGAGACGATCGCCAGTTCGGCCGGCGTCACCGCCGCCATCCTGAAGATGACCCCGACTCCGCAGGCCCTGATCGACCCGGCCACGCTGCCGGTCAACCCGACCACCTGCCTCCCCGTCTACCCGAGCCAGTATCTGAGGGTGAACACCGTCTTCGAAGTGGCCCGCGCGGCTGGTCTGCGCACGGCGTGGTCGGACAAGCACCCGGCCTACGAGATCCTCAACGGCCCGTCCGGAGCCGGAGTGCAGGATCTGTTCACCCCGGAGATCAACGGCGTCGCCGACAACGCCGGTGACGACTGGACCACCGACAACGCCCTCACGCAGGAGTACGACAGCACGAAGGTCGCCGCGATCGTCAATGAGATCAACGGCTTCGACCATTCCGGCAGTCGCCGGGTGGGCACGCCGGCCATCTTCGGGATGAACTTCCAGACGGTGTCGACCGCCCAGAAACTCCCCGTCTCGGACGGCCTCGCCGGGGGGTACCACGCGGACGGCACCCCGGGGCCGCTGGTGCAGAGGGCGCTGACCTATATCGACACCCAGGTCGACACCATGACCGCGGCCATCCGCCGCAATGGCCTGACCGGCAGCACCGCCATCATCCTGTCGGCCAAACACGGCCAGGCTCCCGTCGACGAGAGCACGCTGCGCCGCGTCGACGACGGCAAGATCATCGCCGCCCTGGATTCGGCCTGGGCCGCCGATCATCCGGCCGCCGCGCCGCTGGTGTCGTTCTCCGTCGACGACGACGGCATGCTGCTCTGGCTCTCCGACCGATCCTCGGCCGCCCTGGACTTCGCCCAGCACTTCCTGCTCACTTACGCTGCCCCGGCCAACCTGGCCACGGATTCGAAGGGGGTCTACTCGGCCACGGTCGACCGGTCCGGCCTGACCCGCGTCTACACCGGCAGGGCCGCAGACACCCTGGTGCGGGCCAGGAACGGTGATTCGCACGCACCTGACCTGATCGGCATCACCCAACCGGGCGTTGTCTACACCGGCGGCGTGAAGAAGATCGCCGAGCACGGCGGAGACGCGCCGGCCGATCTCGACGTCGCCCTCGTCGTCTCCGGTCCGGTCACCCAGCGCGCCGTGAATTCGGGTCGCGTCAGGACCACTCAGATCGCCCCGACCATCCTGCGTCTGCTCGGTCTGAACCCCAACGCCTTGCAGGCCGTCCGCATCGAGCACACGGCCGTCCTGCCCGGCCTGTAGTCCCGCCTGACACCGGGGCTCCGATCAACGGCTGAACGAGCGGAGCCCCGGTGCCCCCTGGTCATCGAGCCCGGGCGGCACAACTGACGCACGTGGTGGTGGCGGGTCGAATCTCCAGTCGCGAGGCCGGGATGGGCATCGAACAGACCCGGCAAACGCCGTACCGGCCGTGCTGCAGATCGTTCAGGGCATCTTCGGCGACCCGGATCTCGGTCAGGGCCCGTGCTTTCTGCCCCTCCAGCGTCTGCAGGACCGAACTCAGCGGGATGCCGTCGGGATCATGCTCGTCGTCATCGCCGCCGTTGGCGCGAACCGCTCGGGTCGACAGGAGCTCGGACTCGAGGCGAGCCAGTTCACCGGTCAGGGCCTCGACGGTGGACCGAAGCCGGTTCCTCCAGTGCGTCTGTCCACCCGCCTCGCCGTGGTCGGTCATCACGATCGGTCAGCACCACCCTTCATCCGCGTTCCTCCAGACTATCGAGGCCCATTCCCGCTCGGTCGTGGTTGCCGAACCGGATCCGGGGAACTGGGTCGAGGACGGTCAATCCCGGATCGCCAGCGGAAGGAGTCAGCCGTGACCACAGCACCGACGATCACCCACCTGCCCGGAGCCGGCAGCGCGCTCGACCGGTGGGCCGCCGGCCTGCAGCAGGCGATCGTGCGCCGCACCGATCACGGGCCGGCGGCGAAAGTGGTCGCGGCCCTGTCCGGTGAACGGTGGTTCGGCCATGCGCTGCACCCAGCTCTTGTCGTCGTGCCGGCCGGTGCCTGGCTGGTGAGCGCGTGGTACGACCGGCGCGGCGTGGCCACCGAGGATCCCCACGACGAGGCGGTGGCGGACGCCACCCTTCGGTTGGGCCTGGCCGCCGCCGTTCCCACGGCGCTGGCGGGTGTCGCGCAGTTTCTGCCCACGGAGGGCGAAGCGCGTCGGATCGCCGCCGTGCACTGGGCCCTCAACGCCGCCGCGGTCTCGCTGTACAGCGCATCTTCGGTCCTGAGGAGCAACGGCCGTCGGCCAGCGGCGCGGCGTCTGGCGCTGCTCGCCCTCGGGCTCGTCGGTCCCGGCGCCTACCTCGGCGGTCATCTGGCCTACCGCCTCGGTGTGGGGCAAACCCGGTCCCTCGTTGTCTGATACGTCGAACAATGGAATTGAACACTGTGGAATTGAACACTGAGGAATTGTTGACCGACATCCGTCGTCGAGTCGCCCGCCGATCCAGTGGTCTGCTCAAGTTCATCCGTCCGGTGCTGACCGCAGGAAAGCGGTCGATACCCCGGACGGTCTGTGGTGAAACGCCGATAGTGTCTTTCTTGTGTGTCCACAGAGCCTGCTGCACAAGGGCTTCAGCTCTGGCATCATGGTTGGCATGACGGCAATCGGCTACACCCTCATGACCGAGCAGGCCGGCCCCCGTGAGCTGATTGCGCACGCCACGGCCGCCGAGCGTGCCGGGTTTGATTTCGAGGTGTGCAGCGACCATTTCTTTCCCTGGCTGGAGGAGATGGGCCATTCGCCGAACGCTTGGGTCACACTCGGCGCGGTGGCCCAGGCTACCGATCAGGTCGGTCTGATGACCTATGTGACCTCCCCGACCTTTCGTTACCATGCGGCCGTGGTCGCGCAGCAGGCGGCGACCCTCCAGATCATCTCGCAGAATCGGTTCACTCTGGGGCTCGGCTCGGGTGAGGCACTGAACGAACACATCATCGCCTCCGGTTGGCCCGGTGCGAACATCCGGCAGGCTCGGCTGGTCGAAGGTGTCGACATCATCAACCGGCTGTTCGACGGCGGTTCGGTCAACTTCCAGGGCAAATATCTGCAGGTGGATTCGGCCAAGCTATGGGATCTCCCCGACGTTCGGGTCCCGATCGGTATTGCCGTTTCCGGTCGCCAGTCGTGCGAGACGTTCGGGCCGATGGGAGATGTCATGATCGGGATCGACCCAGACCCAGACTTGGTCGAGTGGTGGGACAAATCCGGCGACGGGCGCTCAAGGAAGGTCGCCCAGCTACCCATTTCCTGGGATTCCGACGTCGAGGCGGCGACCAGGCGCGCCCACGAGCTGTTCCGTTGGAGTTTGCCCGGGTGGAAGGTCAATGCGGAGTTGCCGAGCCCGGCCGCGTTCGCGAGCGCGGCCGAGACCGCCCGTCCGGAGGACGTGGCCGCCGCCATCCCCTGCGGCAACGACGTGGAGGCGGTGGTGGTCGCGGCCAAGAAGTTCTTCGATGCCGGCTACACCGATCTGGCTCTGGTGCAGATCGGGGCCGACCAGCAGGACAGCTTCTTCCGGGCCGCGACTGCGGAGATCCTGCCGGAGTTGAGGAGGCTCTGAATCAGGCTGCGCCGCAGCCGGATCGTGGGACAGGCGTGCCTCCGGGCTCCTGTCGCCGCCGCCTCCGGCATTCAGGCCCTGTTGATCCGGCCCCAGAGGGGAAAGTCACGTGAAGCACCATTCCCGAACGACCGCCGTGCTGTTCGACATCGACGGAACGTTGATCGATTCGAACTACCTGCAGGTGCAGGCGTGGTCCGAGGCCTTCGACGCCGTGGGTCAACCGGTGGATGACGCGCGCATCCATCGCGCGATCGCGCTCGATTCATCGAAGCTGCTCGACACCCTGCTGGGCGACCGGGCGACGGAGCTCGGTGACGATGCAAAGGCTCGCCACCGCACGGCGTATCAAGCCCTGTCCGGTCGGCTGCGGCCGTTCTCGGGTGCTCGTAACCTGCTCGCCGCGGTGGCCGCGCACAGGGTGGCGGTGGTGCTGGCGACGTCGGCGCCGGAGGACGAGCTGAAGCTCCTACGGACCGCCCTCGATGCCGAGCAGTACCTGACCGCGGTGACATCGGCCGAGGACGCGGAGACGGCGAAGCCCGACCCGGACATCCTGCAGACGGCCCTGGGCAAGGTTGGCGCGGCCGCGGGCGACGCCGTCATGGTCGGCGACACGGTATGGGACGGACAAGCCGCCGCGCGAGCTGGTGTGGCCTTCGTCGGCCTCCGCAGTGGCGGGATGGCCGAGGCCGAACTGCGCACGGCCGGGGCGGCGGCCGTGTACGACGATCCGGCGCATCTGCTGGCCAATGTGGACTCCAGCCCGCTGGCCTCGTTGTGGGCGACAACGAACTGATCACCAGCCGGCGACGGCTGTGGCCGGAAGGGTTTGCCGACCGGCCAGCGCGGGTACCCGCTTCCAGAGCACGAGCGGTCGGTGCGCGATGACGATGCCGGAACCAGCTCTGCGGTGAGTTCCTGTCTGCGGGTCGCGGCAACGTCACCGTCCGCGTCCCCCGCGCGGCGCGGCCGGGCTGGTCCAGTTCCGGCAACGGTCCGCCGCATGCTCCCGTTCCCGATGACACGACGAAAGACGGCACCAGATGAGCACTCCAGTAGATTCCCCGCCCGATCCGTACCAGAACGACTCCGGATCCACCGG
This window of the Nakamurella panacisegetis genome carries:
- a CDS encoding alkaline phosphatase family protein yields the protein MFVHKRYRIGAAVLAATLLAASVSSGEAGATSAAGTKGSPVKQQNHVLAKHVLVLSVDGLHQTDLAWYIRTHPHSALASLVASGTEYTNAQTTFPSDSFPGMVAALTGGGPGTSGVFYDDTYNRALLPAGTLDCSTATPGTEVSWTEAADRSQSPITLDAGQKLSAPVLTALPTNTLAETIASSAGVTAAILKMTPTPQALIDPATLPVNPTTCLPVYPSQYLRVNTVFEVARAAGLRTAWSDKHPAYEILNGPSGAGVQDLFTPEINGVADNAGDDWTTDNALTQEYDSTKVAAIVNEINGFDHSGSRRVGTPAIFGMNFQTVSTAQKLPVSDGLAGGYHADGTPGPLVQRALTYIDTQVDTMTAAIRRNGLTGSTAIILSAKHGQAPVDESTLRRVDDGKIIAALDSAWAADHPAAAPLVSFSVDDDGMLLWLSDRSSAALDFAQHFLLTYAAPANLATDSKGVYSATVDRSGLTRVYTGRAADTLVRARNGDSHAPDLIGITQPGVVYTGGVKKIAEHGGDAPADLDVALVVSGPVTQRAVNSGRVRTTQIAPTILRLLGLNPNALQAVRIEHTAVLPGL
- a CDS encoding TraR/DksA family transcriptional regulator; the protein is MTDHGEAGGQTHWRNRLRSTVEALTGELARLESELLSTRAVRANGGDDDEHDPDGIPLSSVLQTLEGQKARALTEIRVAEDALNDLQHGRYGVCRVCSMPIPASRLEIRPATTTCVSCAARAR
- a CDS encoding DUF2231 domain-containing protein, encoding MTTAPTITHLPGAGSALDRWAAGLQQAIVRRTDHGPAAKVVAALSGERWFGHALHPALVVVPAGAWLVSAWYDRRGVATEDPHDEAVADATLRLGLAAAVPTALAGVAQFLPTEGEARRIAAVHWALNAAAVSLYSASSVLRSNGRRPAARRLALLALGLVGPGAYLGGHLAYRLGVGQTRSLVV
- a CDS encoding TIGR03557 family F420-dependent LLM class oxidoreductase yields the protein MTAIGYTLMTEQAGPRELIAHATAAERAGFDFEVCSDHFFPWLEEMGHSPNAWVTLGAVAQATDQVGLMTYVTSPTFRYHAAVVAQQAATLQIISQNRFTLGLGSGEALNEHIIASGWPGANIRQARLVEGVDIINRLFDGGSVNFQGKYLQVDSAKLWDLPDVRVPIGIAVSGRQSCETFGPMGDVMIGIDPDPDLVEWWDKSGDGRSRKVAQLPISWDSDVEAATRRAHELFRWSLPGWKVNAELPSPAAFASAAETARPEDVAAAIPCGNDVEAVVVAAKKFFDAGYTDLALVQIGADQQDSFFRAATAEILPELRRL
- a CDS encoding HAD family hydrolase, encoding MKHHSRTTAVLFDIDGTLIDSNYLQVQAWSEAFDAVGQPVDDARIHRAIALDSSKLLDTLLGDRATELGDDAKARHRTAYQALSGRLRPFSGARNLLAAVAAHRVAVVLATSAPEDELKLLRTALDAEQYLTAVTSAEDAETAKPDPDILQTALGKVGAAAGDAVMVGDTVWDGQAAARAGVAFVGLRSGGMAEAELRTAGAAAVYDDPAHLLANVDSSPLASLWATTN